The stretch of DNA AAATCACTTGCCCGGTATCGACGTTGCCGGAAAATTTTTACCGATAAACGAGACATCATTCATTTTTTTTATTCAACGGCTCGGTTCGGATGTTTATCTCACGTAAAAGAAAGTAATTCAAAGCTGTCCGTAACGCAATGATCGCAGCAAGCTTGCCGATATCATCCCAGGCGGGCGCAACGGTTGTGTTCACAATACTTGCCCCTATCAGAAACCCCAGTCCGAGTGAAAAGGAATGGCCGAGTTCCATACGGCTTTCCTGGATATCACGAATCGACTCCGAAGAAGAAAATACGTCCTTCATAAAAATAATAAGCGCTTTTATGACTCCTATGAAAATCACCAGAATTGCCAGAAGCTGGCAAATGCCTGCCATCAGACCGGTCAGCGGTTTAATTATACCAAACATATGTAAAACTCCCTTTTACTGAAAACAGGGATTATAATTTTTGTCCCGGTGAAAATGGGGCTATAAAACAATGCATTCTACAGTTCAAATATATGAAATAACTCACTACATATCAATATATTTTAGAAAACTGAAAATTCCCCAATTTTACATTTCCACACTGAGACGTTCATCCACTTTAAGTGCACAATAAGTATCCAAATGAAAGGGCGACGTGAAAAGACTTTCCCTTTGTGCCTTGTGCCTTGTGCCTTCTGCCTGTCTTTTAAACCGCTCCGTATACCGGGTGCAGTGCCGGGGCGATATTCGCGAAAAACCGCTCGTACCAGTCGCGGTACTCCTCGTGACGGGTGTTGTCGGGCTCGTACACCTTCATGGGGAAGGTCATCCGGGACAGGGCGTCCTGTTCGTTCCGGTAAACTCCAGCACCCATTCCGGCAAGAATCGCGGCTCCAAGGAGGGTGACCTCGGGGTTGGCGATGACCTCGACCGGTTTCCCGGTCACATCGGCTTTCATCTGGAGCCAAAACTCGTTCTTCTGGACTCCACCAAGTGAACGGAGCCGTCTGCATACAGCGCCGGTGTTGTCCTCGATGACCCTGATCTGACGGGCGAGCTGGTAACAGGTCGCCTCGAACACAGCCCGGACTATCTGCCCGCGCGTCGTGGTTGTGGTGATGCCGAGTATGGTACCGAGCGAGCCGTACGCCTGGAACGGGCCCATACCCCTGATAAAGGAGGGCAGCACCGCGACGCCGCCCGCTCCGGGCCCGAACGCCTGCGCCTCCCCGATCATGGTTCCGTACAGGGCGCTTTCCTCCGTGCCGCGGTAAAGATTCGCGCCGACCCATTCGAGCACGCCGCCCGCGATCATGAGGCTCTGGCAGAGATACTGGCCCGGCAGACAGTGACGCTCCCAGTCGATGCCGGAGTCGAAGAGCGTCCGGTTCGGCGTGAATGTATCGAGAATCGCGATGATCATTTCCCATGTCCCGGTGATGTCCACGAAAGTTTCTGGATCGGTCACCCCGGCTCCGAGCGCGCCGATTTCACAGTCATGACCGCCCGTGGCGACCGGCGTACCGGCGGGTATACCGGACTGCTCCGCGGCTTTACCGGTGACAACGCCGATTTTACGGCCCGACTGGGAGACTTCAGGGAAGACAGTCCTGCTCACGCCGATCGTGTCGAGCATACGGTCACTCCACCGGTCTTCATCGATATCGAGCACCGTTGTCGTCGACGCCATGGTGATCTCGGTAGTGAACTCGCCGGAGAGACGGTTGACGAGAAAATCCTGCGTCATGAGGTAGCAGTGGGCTTTTTTCAGGACATCCGGTTCATGGACAGCGAGCCAGCGCAGACGGTTGACTGTCTGGATGCTGTAGTTGTGGAACCCGGTTATCTCATAGATTTCATAGGGATCGATCTGCTTCGTAAGCCATTCGGTTTCCTCGATGTTACGGGTATCGTGCCAGCTCGAAAGAGGATAAAGAAGACGGCCTTTCTCGTCCACGGGGGCGCCGTCCACCCCGAAACCCGACACCGATACACCACCGATCTGCGAGGGTGATGCAAGATGCCCTATGACCTCCCGGGTGCACTGGCATACCTTGTCCCATATGTCATCGGCATCCCAGATGAGCCAGCCTTCCTTTCCGCCCGGCTGCGGCACCGGCCCGTTACGGCGTGATGCGGATGCGATGAGAGCGCCGTCGAGGCTGAACACGGCGGCCTTTATGCCGGTCGCGCCGAGATCGATTCCCATGAGAACCTGTTCCGAATAGCTGTCCATGGAGTACTCCTTGTGTATTGCAATTAATTACTCGAAAGTTCAATCGGTATTTTTTCCGCTTTTCACTCTGTCTCTTTGTCACTCTGTCCCTACAAAACCATTGAGGACAATGTTAAGAACAAATTAAACCATATACCATGCAATCACCAACAAAAAAAGCGGGTATACTCTCCGCTTTTTAGTTTTGTTATTTTTATCCGGTTACTTCACCAATAAATTCTCTTGACCTCACCCCACGTGCTGGTTTTCTCCTTCGTGCCGGTACAGCATTCGGGGGTGGGCGGATTTCAATGGCGACCTCCTAAAACCACGATAAATTATATTGTAATACATTGATTATAAATAGAATATAGATCATTAAAGCCTGTGAATTTATAAACCCGTTGAAAAGCCCCGCGGTCACAACCGGTTTTCGGAAAAAGAATGGGTGCTGTCCGGGCGAGCCAAAGGCTCGTGAGTTCACACATTCCCGAAAAACGGGCATTGAACGGGGAATAAGGCTTTTCACGGGGTGCCCTTTCCTTGTTTACTTCCTTGGGGCACGCAAAGGAAGTAACATCTAAAAAAAGTGTTCTTTAAAAAAATGGGGGGGGCCAGGGGTTTCAACCGCCTTGACTTAACCCTGAAAAAATGCTTTATTACGTATAATATACAGTATGTGGTACCGTTCACGTCTACCAGGAATACACGAGGTTTCAATGGCACACAAAAAAGAGACTAACAAGGAAACACTGCTATTCGCAGATGCCGTGATCGAGAGTCTTGAAATGGAAAAGACACTCCCGGCGAAATTCAAACGTATGCTGCTCAGGAGTAAGCTCCCCAAGCGTGTCGAGGGTAAAACGGTCACCATAAAGATGCACCTTGGCGGCGGCATCGGTTTTACCACCATCCATCCGGTGTTTGTGAGAATTCTTGTCGATGCGGTCAAGAGCGGCGGCGCTAAATCGGTGAAAATCATCGACAGCAGGGCGGAAACCGGCATCGCACGGGGGTATACCCGAGAGGTGCTCGACTGCCCGGTCGTCTCATGTTTCGGCGAGACAGGCAAATACTACTACCATGAGCCGATCGGTTTCAAGGAGCTTGACGAGGCCCTTCTTTCCGGCGAGGCAATCGACTGCGACTTTTTCATCGATCTTTCCCATGTCAAAGGTCACGGCACATGCGGATTCGGCGGCTCGCTCAAGAATATCGCAATGGGGCTTATCACTCCGGAAACCCGTAGTAAGCTTCACCACCTCGAGGGCGGGCTCACCATCGACCGTGAGAAATGCGTATACTGTCTCAAGTGCTTTAAAGCCTGTCCCAACCAGGCGATCCAGAAAAACGACGCCCGAAAGGAAATCTCCTTCTTTTTCCATAACTGTACCTACTGTCAGCACTGTGTGATGATCTGCCCCGAAAAGGCTATCACCATGGAAGACCGGAGGTTCGAGGATTTCTCACAGGGAATGGCGCTCGTTACAGCGGCGTTTCTGAAAAAATTCAAGCCGGAAAATCTGTTCTTTATCAATTTCCTCACCAATATCACCATATACTGCGACTGCTGGGAGTTCAGCTCCCCGTCGCTCGTGCCGGACATCGGAATACTGGCGGGAAACGACATTGCGGCAATCGAGACCGCCTCGCTCGACCTTATTAAGACCGAGAACTTCCTGCCCACCGGCCTGCCGAAAAACCGTAAGCTCGGCGATGGGAAACATCTGTTCGAAAAGATACATGCCAAGAATCCGTATATCATGATCGATTATCTGCAGGAATACTATCCCTGCAATTCAGGCTATGCGCTCGATGAAGTGAAATAAATATATTAGTTTATGGTTTCTCGTTTCCGGTCTCTGATTGAAAGAGGAGTCCGGACAGTACCAGTTGCGTTGTATTATCTTTAACCATAAACTATAAACCATAAACCACAAACCAGTTATCATATGATTCCTTCAGAGGATACGATCAGGGGACGGTCGCTTAATATTAATAACCGCCCGTCCTTCATGTTCGGCGGAGAAATCCATTATTTCCGTATTCCGCAGACGCACTGGAATGACCGTCTCAAAAAAACCCGCGCAGCCTTCATCAACACCATCGGCTCGTACATACCGTGGAACCTGCACGAGCCGGAGAAGGGAATATGGCGGTTTGACGGGGGCTGCAACCTCAGGGCCTGGATCGAATCCGTCCGTAAGAGCGGTATGCAGTTCTTCGCCCGTCCGGGGCCGTATATCTGCAGCGAATGGGATATGGGCGGACTCCCACCCTGGCTCATCGGTGAAGCGGATGCAGTCCGCACGGTCGATCCGCATTACATGGCCGCGGTGAGCCGCTGGTTTCACGAGGTGAACCGTATCCTCCGCGATTTTCTCCCGGAGGCCGGCGGCAATCTCATCCTGTACCAGATCGAGAACGAATTCCTGTGGGGCGAGCTCCAGTATTTTCTCCAGATGGCGGACATCGTGCGCCGTGACGGGATAACATCGCCGCTCGTGACCAATCTCAACCCGTCAGTCCGCAGGCATACCCCGATAACCGATACGCTCGACCTCTACCCGGGGCCGTGGAATGTCCATAAATCGGAGGTCGCCATCGCCGACCTGCTCGAAGAGCAGCCGGAAAAACCCGCAGCCTGTGTCGAGTTCCAGACGGGTTTCGCAGCTGAAGCCGGGAGCACGCTTCCCACAATGGTCGGCATGATCGGGCAATCATGGGTCGAAGTTCATATCAAGGACTGCATCGCCCGCGGGCTCAACCTTATCAACTTCTACATGTTCTGCGGCGGAACGACGTTCGGTTACCATACCGGGCGCCGTGATATCACCTCGTACGATTACGACAGCGCCATCCGCGAGTGGGGAGAGCTCGACGGCAAGTATTACATGGTGCGCCGTATCGGGAGTTTTCTCCATCACTTCGGTAATGACCTCGTACAAACACTGCCTGACGGTGATATACCGGTTCAGGCGCCGCGCGGCGTCTCTGTTCTCCGGCGGAGCGGATATGAGTGCGTCTTTTTGTTCCCGCGCAATCTCACGCGGTCGCCGCAGGAGATTACCCTGAGGATTGAAGTGCCGGGTCAGGGCGGGATTCCGTTTCCCGCAAAAACCGCTCTCCGTCTCGCGCCGCAGTCCATGAAAATACTGCCGGTCAACATTCCACTCGGCGGAGCCATCCGCCTTGTCTACAGCACATCGGAGGTATTCGGAGTTTACCGTCTCGAGGACGAGCTGATCATCGTAGTGTACGGCGAACCGGGCGAACCGGGCGAGATTCTCATCGGCGGTTATGGTTCATTCGACCATTCGCGCGGAAACGCCGCAGTCGAAAAGACCGGGGACAACCTGCTCGTTTCATTCACGCATACACCCGGATTTTTCCACATTCTGCTCGTAAGCGAGCTCGAGGACGAATTATCGAACGTTCTCGGCGGCATCCGCATCATCGTCGCGGACAGAGCAACCGCTGAACACACATGGATCGGGATAAGAGGCGTCGACCGTTTCCCCATCATGTCGAATCTCTATTTCATGGATATCGAATCCTCGGCAGCGGAGAGCCTTTTTCTGGCTGTTTCCATGAGGCCCGGGGATAATCAGTGGTTCGAGTTTCCCTGCAACTGCACGCCGATCATTCCGCCCACAGTGTCTTTTAACGGGGAGAACCTGAAGACGGTCACGGTCAACAAGCTTCTGAAAACGGTCAGGGTAGAGCTTCCTCCTGTCGAAGAACCCCTTTATTCGGGAACGATGACGCTCACCGGCTGGACAATGGAGGCGGAGAATCCGCTTGCCCTTTCAGACGATGGCGGGTGGAAGCCTTACAATGCGTTCCGGGGGAACGAGCACTCCGGCCAGTTTGATACAGGTTATTACGGCTACCGGTGTTCGTTCGGAATCAACGACGACCCCGGAGGAAAAAGCCTCCATCTTACCGAGATTCACGACAACGCGGTCGTCTACCTCAACGGTGTTTGCCTCGGCGGTGTTATCGCATATGATTCAAACGGCTCACGGTACAGCGCCGATGTGAGCGAAATATTGCGCCGCGATAAACAAAACGAGCTGTTCGTGCTTCTCGAAAGCGAAGGACGGCCCCGCAAGGGCGATGAAGCAGCAGTTACCGGTATCACCGGCCCCGTTATTCTGTCAGGCCTGTCGGAGGATATCCCGCTCGTTTCGTGGAAACGCACGGTTCTCCGTTTCGAGACGGAATCCATGCTCGGCGCGGTTCCCTCAGAAGCCCTTCCCGAAAGCGACGACAGCGGATGGGAAACGGTTTCGGTCAGGCCGGGATGGGACAGCCGTATCGTCATACCGCCCTCGACGACCTATATCGAGCACGGCCACGAGCGGCTCTATGTCGTCTACCGCACGAGTTTTCAGATCGACGGGAAAAACCGGCCTGGCGGATGTGTGCTCGATATCGGAAAAGCGGACGGGAAATGCTGGATATACCTCAACGGCAGGCCGGTCGATAAAAAGCACCAGGAGCGCTTCTGCGCCGACCTTACGCCGTATGTAACAGAGGGGGAAAATGTTCTCGTCATCATCCTCCGTAATTTCCGCTGGTACACGACCATCGGCCTGCGCGGCGCGATAACGTTGCGGTGTGTGGACAGGGTTTTGGGCGATGGCTGGGAATGTATACACGGATTGCCCGGTCAGCGTAAAGGATTTCCCGAAACCGGTATGGGCGCTGTAAAAAATCCCCCTGAAAACGTCGATTTCCCAGGGATGGCGTGGTTTTTCCATGAATTTGCCTTTACGTCACAGCCCGGCTGGACAGCTCCGCCCGGTCTGACGCTGAAGGGATGGAACGCCAAGATACTCATCTACCTCAACGGATTTCTCATCGGCCGCTACCATCCCGATGGCCCCCAGGAACGGTTTTATCTGCCCGAGGACCGGCTCGCCGACACCATCCGTCTCGTACTGTTCTGCAATGCGTTCGGGAAACCGTTGAAAACCGGCAGCGCGGAAATCGGTCCATATTACAGGGTGAAGGAAGGCATGATCGAAATCGGTTTTTAACAGGTAATATCCACACGATGTAATAGAACGCGGATTTACGCGGATTTGTTATCATATGTTTTTGATGTGAACGATCAATAGTTGCTGATGACAGTATACTAATCACTTATTATTCTTTGTGCCTTTGTGTCTTTGTGGTGTAATATTTTTATAAATATCCCGATCTGAACCGGATTTCCGGCAATGGAGTAATAATGTCCATATCATATTCAAACCTGT from bacterium encodes:
- a CDS encoding DUF1622 domain-containing protein; translated protein: MFGIIKPLTGLMAGICQLLAILVIFIGVIKALIIFMKDVFSSSESIRDIQESRMELGHSFSLGLGFLIGASIVNTTVAPAWDDIGKLAAIIALRTALNYFLLREINIRTEPLNKKNE
- a CDS encoding FGGY-family carbohydrate kinase, which codes for MDSYSEQVLMGIDLGATGIKAAVFSLDGALIASASRRNGPVPQPGGKEGWLIWDADDIWDKVCQCTREVIGHLASPSQIGGVSVSGFGVDGAPVDEKGRLLYPLSSWHDTRNIEETEWLTKQIDPYEIYEITGFHNYSIQTVNRLRWLAVHEPDVLKKAHCYLMTQDFLVNRLSGEFTTEITMASTTTVLDIDEDRWSDRMLDTIGVSRTVFPEVSQSGRKIGVVTGKAAEQSGIPAGTPVATGGHDCEIGALGAGVTDPETFVDITGTWEMIIAILDTFTPNRTLFDSGIDWERHCLPGQYLCQSLMIAGGVLEWVGANLYRGTEESALYGTMIGEAQAFGPGAGGVAVLPSFIRGMGPFQAYGSLGTILGITTTTTRGQIVRAVFEATCYQLARQIRVIEDNTGAVCRRLRSLGGVQKNEFWLQMKADVTGKPVEVIANPEVTLLGAAILAGMGAGVYRNEQDALSRMTFPMKVYEPDNTRHEEYRDWYERFFANIAPALHPVYGAV
- a CDS encoding DUF362 domain-containing protein, with translation MAHKKETNKETLLFADAVIESLEMEKTLPAKFKRMLLRSKLPKRVEGKTVTIKMHLGGGIGFTTIHPVFVRILVDAVKSGGAKSVKIIDSRAETGIARGYTREVLDCPVVSCFGETGKYYYHEPIGFKELDEALLSGEAIDCDFFIDLSHVKGHGTCGFGGSLKNIAMGLITPETRSKLHHLEGGLTIDREKCVYCLKCFKACPNQAIQKNDARKEISFFFHNCTYCQHCVMICPEKAITMEDRRFEDFSQGMALVTAAFLKKFKPENLFFINFLTNITIYCDCWEFSSPSLVPDIGILAGNDIAAIETASLDLIKTENFLPTGLPKNRKLGDGKHLFEKIHAKNPYIMIDYLQEYYPCNSGYALDEVK
- a CDS encoding beta-galactosidase, with product MIPSEDTIRGRSLNINNRPSFMFGGEIHYFRIPQTHWNDRLKKTRAAFINTIGSYIPWNLHEPEKGIWRFDGGCNLRAWIESVRKSGMQFFARPGPYICSEWDMGGLPPWLIGEADAVRTVDPHYMAAVSRWFHEVNRILRDFLPEAGGNLILYQIENEFLWGELQYFLQMADIVRRDGITSPLVTNLNPSVRRHTPITDTLDLYPGPWNVHKSEVAIADLLEEQPEKPAACVEFQTGFAAEAGSTLPTMVGMIGQSWVEVHIKDCIARGLNLINFYMFCGGTTFGYHTGRRDITSYDYDSAIREWGELDGKYYMVRRIGSFLHHFGNDLVQTLPDGDIPVQAPRGVSVLRRSGYECVFLFPRNLTRSPQEITLRIEVPGQGGIPFPAKTALRLAPQSMKILPVNIPLGGAIRLVYSTSEVFGVYRLEDELIIVVYGEPGEPGEILIGGYGSFDHSRGNAAVEKTGDNLLVSFTHTPGFFHILLVSELEDELSNVLGGIRIIVADRATAEHTWIGIRGVDRFPIMSNLYFMDIESSAAESLFLAVSMRPGDNQWFEFPCNCTPIIPPTVSFNGENLKTVTVNKLLKTVRVELPPVEEPLYSGTMTLTGWTMEAENPLALSDDGGWKPYNAFRGNEHSGQFDTGYYGYRCSFGINDDPGGKSLHLTEIHDNAVVYLNGVCLGGVIAYDSNGSRYSADVSEILRRDKQNELFVLLESEGRPRKGDEAAVTGITGPVILSGLSEDIPLVSWKRTVLRFETESMLGAVPSEALPESDDSGWETVSVRPGWDSRIVIPPSTTYIEHGHERLYVVYRTSFQIDGKNRPGGCVLDIGKADGKCWIYLNGRPVDKKHQERFCADLTPYVTEGENVLVIILRNFRWYTTIGLRGAITLRCVDRVLGDGWECIHGLPGQRKGFPETGMGAVKNPPENVDFPGMAWFFHEFAFTSQPGWTAPPGLTLKGWNAKILIYLNGFLIGRYHPDGPQERFYLPEDRLADTIRLVLFCNAFGKPLKTGSAEIGPYYRVKEGMIEIGF